The following coding sequences lie in one Drosophila sulfurigaster albostrigata strain 15112-1811.04 chromosome 2R, ASM2355843v2, whole genome shotgun sequence genomic window:
- the LOC133839309 gene encoding uncharacterized protein LOC133839309 → MQFVWLLLIGTLGYCVAASRVYNDYNSYYNRRLAAIANYNNNYNSQSSRLSRQSSSSKSDKENAKFAGAQNQELDDLNSDEGDTKTLLLKKKLKKLYRPYAAAGAYGYGRPCIPFGRDASGAQKDAVEQGRFLFDLNVYNVYGGAGGCRGYGGGLGGYGGGLGGLGGLGGGLLSDPVGPVAPVPVPVPVRPYAPFATWLSLFAPGILQNSLATTVPLADPLPLRPAAASVANDPQSDPAVDPNYNPTPVAVPVRRPVPNRVYYDSAGAPPVTPAQLVGGVATTVNGIIQQLTGQVQPVYQTGAYNVRNYRSSYG, encoded by the exons ATGCAGTTCGtctggctgctgttgatcGGCACACTCGGTTATTGTGTCGCCGCGTCGCGTGTCTACAACGATTACAATTCCTATTACAATCGACGTCTGGCAGCCATcgccaactacaacaacaactacaactcgCAGAGCAGTCGCTTGAGTcgacaaagcagcagcagcaaatcgGACAAGGAGAATGCCAAGTTTGCAGGTGCACAGAATCAGGAACTGGATGATCTCAACAGCGATGAGGGCGACACCAAGACGCTGCTGCTCAAGAAGAAGTTGAAGAAACTCTATCGACCCTatgcagcagctggagctTATGGCTATGGCAGACCTTGTATTCCCTTTGGCCGCGATGCCAGCGGCGCTCAGAAGGATGCCGTTGAGCAGGGACGCTTTCTGTTCGACCTGAATGTCTACAACGTGTATGGCGGTGCAGGCGGCTGTCGTGGCTATGGTGGAGGATTAGGTGGCTACGGTGGCGGATTAGGCGGCTTAGGTGGTTTAGGTGGCGGTCTGCTCTCTGATCCCGTAGGTCCAGTTGCTCCTGTGCCCGTTCCCGTACCTGTGCGTCCTTATGCACCATTTGCCACCTGGTTGTCGCTCTTTGCCCCGGGCATATTGCAGAACAGCCTAGCCACCACTGTGCCACTCGCTGATCCGCTGCCCTTGCGACCAGCTGCCGCATCAGTTGCCAACGATCCACAAAGCGATCCTGCTGTTGATCCCAACTACAATCCAACTCCAGTTGCAGTCCCAGTGCGTCGTCCTGTGCCCAATCGAGTGTACTACGATTCAGCAGGCGCT CCGCCAGTGACGCCAGCTCAGCTTGTGGGAGGCGTGGCAACCACAGTCAATGGCATCATTCAACAGCTGACGGGTCAAGTGCAGCCGGTCTATCAGACAGGCGCTTACAATGTCAGGAATTATCGCAGCAGCTATGGATAA
- the LOC133839307 gene encoding LOW QUALITY PROTEIN: adenosine 3'-phospho 5'-phosphosulfate transporter 1 (The sequence of the model RefSeq protein was modified relative to this genomic sequence to represent the inferred CDS: deleted 1 base in 1 codon): MVVYKMGTRTPELIICSFIVVSLLVIHFFSDLLRISLGGRYVVDMTLSQLVESQSKDYAWLLKLLVNCFGYSCVFVPGYLIYKYVQRSNYLERGNKTLLHTAVNMCITGNSGYDPLELTPNERERTQIKRTSSQEAVQLFWCFGGLMVSYLTWGVLQEKIMTQHYYNFNGESAKFKDSQFLVFANRLLAFFVALIYMQWQPAPGRHRAPLYKYSFASFSNIMSAWFQYEALKFVNFPTQVLAKSCKIIPVMLMGKIMSKTKYESYEYFTALLISLGMIFFMSGSSDNSKASGVTTLTGIFLLSMYMVFDSFTANWQGGLFKSYGMSSLQMMCGVNLFSSIFTGASLSMQGGFMDSLAFATEHPKFVFDMVVLSICSAVGQLFIYHTIDVFGPVVFTIIMTLRQAAAIMLSCFIYQHSITLLGIFGVLIVFVAIFLRVYCNQRLRAKRKRAEASKPKIAV; the protein is encoded by the exons ATGGTCGTCTACAAGATGGGAACTCGTACACCAGAGCTAATAATATG CTCCTTCATCGTTGTCAGCCTACTCGTTATTCACTTCTTTTCGGATCTGCTGCGCATTTCTCTGGGTGGTCGCTATGTGGTGGACATGACGCTGTCTCAGCTGGTGGAGTCGCAGTCCAAGGATTATGCCTGGTTGCTTAAGCTACTTGTCAATTGCTTCGGCTATAGTTGCGTCTTTGTGCCAGGCTATTTGATCTACAAATATGTGCAGCGTTCAAATTATCTGGAGCGTGGCAACAAAACGCTGCTGCACACCGCTGTCAACATGTGCATCACAGGGAACTCCGGCTACGACCCCCTAGAACTCACTCCAAACGAGCGTGAACGCACACAAATTAAACGCACAAGTTCCCAGGAGGCTGTGCAGCTATTTTGGTGCTTTGGGGGCCTCATGGTCTCCTATCTGACGTGGGGTGTGTTGCAGGAGAAGATTATGACGCAGCATTACTACAACTTCAACGGAGAAAGTGCCAAATTCAAGGATTCACAGTTTCTGGTCTTTGCCAACCGATTGCTCGCCTTCTTTGTGGCCCTCATCTATATGCAATGGCAACCAGCTCCTGGAAGACATCGTGCGCCACTCTACAAGTATTCGTTTGCCTCGTTCTCAAACATTATGAGCGCCTGGTTCCAATACGAGGCTCTGAAGTTTGTAAACTTCCCCACACAAGTGCTGGCCAAGTCTTGCAAGATTATTCCCGTCATGTTGATGGGCAAAATCATGTCGAAAACCAAATACGAATCGTATGAGTATTTCACAGCTTTGCTCATTTCC CTGGGCATGATTTTCTTCATGAGTGGCTCGTCGGATAACAGCAAAGCGAGTGGAGTGACCACATTGACTGGCATCTTTCTGCTTTCCATGTACATGGTCTTCGACAGCTTCACGGCCAACTGGCAGGGCGGATTGTTCAAGAGCTATGGCATGAGTTCGCTGCAAATGATGTGCGGCGTCAATCTGTTCTCATCGATCTTCACGGGCGCCTCACTCTCCATGCAGGGCGGCTTCATGGATTCGCTCGCATTTGCCACAGAG CATCCAAAGTTCGTGTTCGACATGGTTGTTCTATCCATCTGTTCGGCGGTTGGCCAATTGTTTATCTACCACACAATTGATGTGTTTGGCCCAGTTGTGTTTACCATCATCATGACGCTGCGACAG GCCGCTGCCATAATGCTTTCCTGTTTCATCTATCAACACAGCATTACGTTGCTGGGCATCTTTGGTGTGCTCATCGTATTCGTGGCCATCTTTCTGCGCGTGTATTGCAATCAACGCTTGCGGGCGAAACGCAAACGTGCCGAGGCCAGCAAGCCCAAGATCGCTGTTTAG